The region ATGATTTAGTGGTCACTCAAGCTACCTTTATAGGTTAAACTTGTATCAGTGTCCTTCTTGGTATcagccctgtatttacttggtgtGGGCTGGATACCAAAGTTTGCAGTATTGCACTTCACTAGTGGAAGATGATAGTACATTTTTCTCTGTGTACTCTGGGTTTGTATGTGTACGTCTTTCTCCACCTTGCTAACTGTTCATCTACTGTTTTGGGCCTCCAGctaaaaaaatgtaaaggtGCTGCTCGTTGTGTAGCCATAATGGGACAGAGGCCTGTTGTttgaaaacaatgttttttgtttgcttggagATCCTCAGGCTACCTTTTGACCTTGAAAGTATGTCTTCTTCACCTTTTACTACAACCGCCCTTAAAACTCCAACCAATCGCCCGCCTATTCTCTCTTAATCGGCGTCAGCGCCCCGCCCCCTTACGGCTGACCGTTCCTTGTTTAGCCAATAATGCTTGAGAATGAGCATTACATCATCTCGAAGCCCGGCCTGCGATTCGTCAAGGACGCCTCATATGACTGATAGATGACTTCGTCAATCATGTCCGCGGATACATGCTCCTTCAACCAATCATCATTTTGCATTGACGAAAAAGGCGGGGCTCCCGCGTCTTCTTCGTTGGTGCCATTGGCTTCAACTTCCGGCTGTATCGTCCTCTGGAAATCACAACGTGAGTAGCATTTGAAAGCTCTGTATTTTATATAACGTGACGCTTCAGTGGAAGCGTGTTGGCGGTTTTGTTCGGCAACTTTTGTCTCACAGATCGGCCGCAGTTTTCCTCCATAAGCAGCAGCGTTTTATCTCCAGGCTGTCAGTTGCTGTTTGTAAAGCTAGCCAGCAAGCTAATCAGGTGCTAAAGGAGCTAGCACGGCTAACGCATTCATGCTTTCTTATACATGAGGCAGTTCCCATTCAGGGTGTTAGCTACAAAAAATTATGAGAGTATATAATAATTGCTGGTTTGTGGACATTTTCATTCTTATTGCATCATTGTTAGTTTAATTTAACCGCCTTCTTTTTACCTTAACTGCAAATGAATGAGTGTGAGCTGTGTGGAAGGAAGGTTAAAGGGACACTACACCTATTCTGCACATGTTCACTCATGAGCAACCTGAGGCACTGCTGTTTTAATGCTTAATTAGTTCAAGCAAACGCTTCCCAAACTCCGAAAGGATCAGTTTGATCTGTCACCGTGATATGCTTTTACATAATTATAAGTTTATGACTTAATGGCAACATCAGAGAGAAACGGGATCCTCCTAGTGGCGCTTGGCAGGTGGTGGGACAGAGTGGTACAGGGTGCTGCTGCTAAAGGTATAGTGCTGTGAAAGAGTAATTACCCCTTATTGTTAAGCCAAACTGTaattaatcacatttttttgGAAAGTTGAATTGACTTTCAGTAGCCACACCCAGGCCTGATTAATGCAAGAGCTGATGAATTATCAGatcacttaaatagaacctCTGACAAAGTGCAGTAGGTTAAAAGATCTGCAATCATGCAACGATCTACAGAAAACCAAGAACAGATGAGAAACCAAGTTAGTGACATCTGTCActctggaaagggttacaaagcaATTTCTAAGCCTTTGGGACTTcagtgaaccacagtgagagctAAGCTCATTATCCACTAATGGAGAAAACTTCGAACAGTGATGAACCTTCACTGGAGTGGCCAGtttaccaaaattactccaaaagAAGTTACAAAAGAGCCAaaaacaacatctaaagaacagCTCTCACTCTAACCCTCACTCagggtcagagttcatgatgaaaaaacacaagaaagagactggacaaaaatggcatccagGATTTTTACTAAAACGTCTTAATGATCCCCAAGATAtctgggaaaatattctgtggactgatgaaCGTTTTTAGAAAGGTTTAAATTCCTTTACATCTGAAGTAAAACTAACACAGcgttttatttaaacaaacaacatatcaAACATATCAACAGTCAAACACGGcagtggtagtgtgatggtccaGGGCTGCTTTGttgcttgattgcagtttttGCTGCCAATGGTACCTAGTTATTAGGTATAGAGGGCAGGTAGTTTTTTAGAGCCAGGTATGTTTGGATAACGTTATTCCTTcataattaagaaaaaaaagagaaacaagaaagggcgaaaaaaaatctacagctCTGTATGTTCACACtaatattttaaagtgtatGCGATTTATTACTGTCATTTTGGAAACTATGCTGACTTGAGTTTTTAGTGTGAAAACAGAGGGGTGGGCTACAACACAGGTCTGATGTAGTCAGACTGACTTTGTGTTTGCTGGTTCAACAAAACCAGAAACCCCTGTCAAAGACAACAAGTGTCACAGTAGTGGTTATCATCTTTCCCAGCCCATGCTTTCGGCTCCAAGCTCTGTGTACTAACATAAAAGGCTGTGTCATTTGACGCCTCTGCACAAATGGATCCCTTGAATGCAAGCTGCTTCAGTGATGTTATCAGAGAATAGGGGATGCATATAAGATAAACCTAAAGGTATTCCTGGTGCTGcagaaaataattcattttcTGAATTCATTCAAAAGCTGCTATTTTCTACATAATTTCAGTGCTTGTGGGGCCTATTTTGTAATGGTTTGTATCACAGATTTGTTTTGGGGTGAGTGGAAATGTCTGATCAGACATTATCTGATTTATATCACATTTAGAGGGAGGAGAATTGGTGATGGTTCCTCTCAGTTTTAAACCCAAATCTGAACATAATCTCCTCTGGACCAGCTCATGTCCTCAGCTGAAGTCACCACAGTGATCTTACCAGGTTAAGAGAGTCACCATCATGACATGAAAACTCTGACTTTAAAACTCCAGTTTTGTTCAACAACATACCCTGCTCAAGTCACTCAGGACTATTTTAAGTGTGGAGTGGACCGATAACTCAGCTCATTAACTTTTTGCCGTCCTGGGGAACTAGAACCAGCTCAGGATGATTGACTGGTTGGTCTAaatcaggggtgcccaatccaggtcctcgagagctaccgtcctgcagcttttagatgcatccctactccaacacagctgaatcaaatggtttgatctcttcagcatgccatcatgtttggcaaaggcctgataacaagccattcatttgattcaggtgtgtgggaacaaggatgcatctaaaagctgcaggacggtagctctcgaggaccgggattgggcacccctggtctAAATCATAAGACTCCAAGCTTATGAATCCCTTGTATCCATACTGAAGTGCTTTTCTGACAGTTGCTAAACAATAGCATCTGACTCTTTGTGGTGGGGCTCTGTTACTGTGCTGGGTTCAGTTTTGATGCTCAAAGTTAGTTGATAATGTTGTAATTGATATGGATAAAATATGAGTAGTCTCTAGGTTTGCCTGTGTTATTGACATATTTGTATTATACTTATACTAACAGTGCTGATTGTTGAAAAGAAACCTATTCTGCTCATATCAAGCTCCACATGTTTACTGCAGAGGCTTTACAGCGTTCTAGTCCAAAATAATCCATGACCTAGGCCTTTAATTCAGGGCCTTGATATACTCTCAGTTCCTCCCCCATCTGTAACTAGCTGCTTAAGCTTCTTTTCCTGTAAGTCAACattgttctgattggctgaccctcacaaacagaaggttaAAACAGTAAGTGGGTCACAGACAGAGTTATTTGCCTGGAGATATTGGGGATATCAGCTATTATTGACATCATACAGCACAAAGAGTAGAAAAGCTGCTGGAACCATGACTTGAGTGCGTGTTGTAACAGTATATATACAGGATATgagagaaaatgaagaaaaccaTAACAAGTTTCCTTTAACGTTTCCTCAGCTTGTACTGGCAGTCTGTTATTGCGTTATAAATCAGCTACTCACTCTGTccttccctctctgtctctgtgtttctgtcctggCTATTCAGAATGGGCAGTGTTTTGGCTGCCAGCTCCCCCAACCCACCACCACCAGCCTCGGGCGGCACTCCTGCCCCTGGCTTGACGGTGCCTCCGGGCTTTGGGATGCCTCCAGTTTCCGCAGTTATACCCCAGACTGGGGAAACCTCTGCTCAGCAGCAGGAGTCAGAAAATGCTTTGCCCAATCCAGGGGCGTTTGACGAGTGTCATCGGAAGTGCAAAGGTAAGAGGAGCagattgaaaaaaaatgtttattggaGTGGAATGTCTGTTTGCTCTCGATTTGTCttacctgtgtgtgttttctcctcAGAGGTTTTTCCTTTGCAGATGGAAGGCGTGAAGCTAGTTGTTAATAAAGGTCTTAGCAATCACTTCCAGGTCAGTTAagctcatttaaccttgttatTAGCTTGGCTAAAATTGGCTGTCTCGACTGATATCTGTGTACCCAAATGTTCAAGGATGGTGTGATGAAGATAGTTAGATTATATACACTTAAGATTCCCTCTGTCTGTAGAATGAGAGGGGGAATAAATACTGGAAGCAAAATAAGATTGTGTCAAACTTTGGCATTGACGCAGGTTTTTACAGTCATTGCATGACTGAAGCAATTCTCCTTTATGTCGATTCATGAAGTCCAGCAACATATTTCAAACTCAGATTTTACGGTGTCGTTTTAGTCTAAAGTTTTGCCATCACTGGACTGTTTTCAGCgaactgtaataaatgtgaataaAGTGCATTTTTAATCTGCGTGCTTGCAGGTGATTCACACTGTGCTGCTGAGCACCACTGGAGATTCCCTCTACAGGTTCGGTGCTACGTATGTTGGATCGAAGCAGACGGGTCCAGCAGAGGTGTGAAGCCTTAAATTCAATGTGAATCTCATCTTTACGCTGTGGTTTAAACTGTTATACAAACACTCTCCTGTTGTTCAGTCTTTTCCAGTCATGGTGGGAGACATGGACAACAGCGGCAGCCTTAACGCCCAGATCATCCACCAGATCACCAACAGGATACGATCCAAAGTGGCCTTCCAGGTGAAACCTCTTACTGCTGTCTGGACTTTTTCCCTTTAATACAACCATCAAAATGTGTGGGTCGAGTGGGGCTCTGCAGTGACTCTTGTTAACAATTCACTGCAGTTTTTagtaatttctttaaaaataaaaatgttttactccatagaaagaaaataataaaaacaatccaACCAACTTTGGCCGTCTAGTGTGCCACCATACTTTTTAATAGATCATTCAACTGTTCAAACAAGTTAAAGGCTTTGGACTTTATCAGACTGAGCCAgtgttttaatatattttgaaGTCTTCACAAAATCACAGTTTACACTTTACGAATGATtgattttggggggggggggttcccaCTAATTTCAGACTAGAGTCAGCTgatgtttttatatattatataaaggCAACGTTTGAAGACCTCCCCAGTACCCTAAATGGCCAATTTTGACACATAAGTATATATTAATTAAGATGTGTTTGATGACTATAAGaatagttttcagtttttctgagGGTAGCTGCCTATGCAGAGACCACCCTCTGTACCCTCTGTTGCAGACCCATTTAATTTGTTCCATAAGCAGGCCTGAAATATTACAGAAACCTCTCTGTTAAACAAACAGCCTCATGGATTACTCCTAGTTGGCTTTCAAGGGGTAAAGACTAAAAGAATGTGTCATGTTGgcattttttaactttttacatttacagtttaTTCATATATTTTCCGTTGTGATAAGACGTGCCATTTTGACATAAATCCCCTCGGAGCACTTTGTGCCAGTCACATTTCCAGTTAAACCTGCTTTCAGCTGGTCCCTTATTCAccaggggtcaccacagcaggcaCCTCTGcatgtttgacagatttttCCACCGGACTCTCTGACACAACCCTGTGGGATAAAACTAGGGATGCGTCACTTGTTAGCAGCCACATTTCCAGTTATCTTTGATTATTAAGCACCAGATGTGCAGAGTGTCTATATCTGCTCCATCATTATACAGGAGAAGTTGCTGGGTTTTTTCATGGTCAGattcttatttttatctttattttttcatgtggcGAGAAGTTTCTACGCTCAAAAATGTCTTCTGAGATGTTTCCATTTTATGTGTTATTGTTCTTGCATGATTCTAACTGTTAAATATGTTGTATCCTCAGACACAGCAAAACAAATTTGTGAACTGGCAGGGCGACGCTGAGTTCAGGGGAGAAGATTTTACTGCAACTGTCACGCTCGGAAACCCAGATGTCCTTGTTGGCTCTGGTAGGTCATCAGTCACAGACGCTGTGCAGGTCACTGTTACTGTTGTCTGTTCTTTTAAATTGGTGAAAAGCAGCTATGTAGTCAGACAAAACCAAAACTGTGATCTGCATCTGAACATCTGTTGTCATCTTGCTGTCGTGCACCTGTCAGGTATCGTCGTCGCACACTACCTCCAGTCCATAACGCCGGCTCTGGCTCTGGGAGGGGAGCTGGTTTATCACCGCAGGCCTGGAGAGGAGGGCTCAGTAATGTCTTTAGTTGGCAGATACACAGGTGAGACACAGTTTAAAGATTAATACAAAGCCTGAACTATAACGTCAGACACATGTCCTAACTGATAGATTTACTTCTCTGTAGGCAACAACTACATCGCCACTTTAACACTCGGCTCAGCGGGAGCTCATGCATCTTACTACCATAAAGCCAACGATCAGGTAACCGCATCCGCATGCATCCTTTTTGTAAGAAAGGACTCAGTATTTTTACAGTCGGCCTTCATGATGATCGGTCTCTTCTACAGTTACAGGTCGGTGTGGAGTTTGAGGCGAGTGCCCGCATGCAAGACACCAGTATGTCGTTTGGCTACCAGCTAGATGTCCCTAAAGCAAATTTACAATTTAAAGGTAAAGATGTGCACGTTTGGTAAAATAATTTCAGGAGAGCAGTTTCATCTTCATCCATCGCTGCATTTTATTTGCAGCCAAATTTTTGTGACAGATTATAGAACAAAGTCGACGTTATAAATGTGCTTTGTCATTTATAGCGTTTTTAGAGTTTTTATAAACCTTGTGGTGTCAAATATGAGCTGTGAAGATCTGAAGTTGCTTGCATCAGAAATTGCCCACCTAGCAACAAAACTGTGTCCCAGTTTTATAAGCCCCTCAGAATTTCCAAATGattatacattaaaaaaaaaggtaattttAAAGCAGTCGAGCTTAAATCTGCCCCGTCGTCCCATCCTTAGGTTGTTCACTTCTTCCAGGGTGAGTATAGGATGTATTTGATGAGTTTTGGCTCTCGAGCTGCTGTCTCACTGCTCTTGGTGATGAGGAACTGACGAGGAACTCTCATCACAGCCTCCAGACTGTGCTGACACCCCCACACACAGCTGGTTAGGGCACCACTGCTTCATTGGGTTAGTTTTGTTTGAGTGAAGTTGGATGAGTTTTGGGATAGTGaatatattggacaaaggatgttgaatatggagctgctgGGAAAGAGAAGATTCACGGATGTAGTGTGGCACAAGGATGCTGGGATAGTGTGATCTGCCTCCTGAAAGAAGACAAATTTGGAGTCAAACTAGCATCACAGCAGCTTGACAAACCCTCATGGTTTATGTTCTGTGAGAtaacatttgtgttttttgtcaaTGGGATCTGGTAGGTTTACCAAACAGAAATGTAACTGCTGCAGTAAGAAAATAAGTCCTCATTAGTTTTTATCTCATCCAACCAATGGACAGATGAGTTTGTGGTGTGGCGAGCTTACACACAACGATCCCTTGTTGTGTGTCCACTTAAATTGTGCTTAAGGTCATACTGCTGCCCAATAACAAGAAAGCGACTCACTTTCTGGACAAGAACCGCCATTAAGGCAGAGGAGGCCGCTACAGTATTCTGCTGAATGATAGATGTTGCCACATTACTGCCACATAATGCTGATGTAGGAAGAGAAGAAGCCAGAACTGGAAGCAAAGACATTGCTGGGTGTATTTTTCCCCCCCACAAAGTCTCATCCCAGTGTAAT is a window of Maylandia zebra isolate NMK-2024a linkage group LG22, Mzebra_GT3a, whole genome shotgun sequence DNA encoding:
- the tomm40l gene encoding mitochondrial import receptor subunit TOM40B; this translates as MGSVLAASSPNPPPPASGGTPAPGLTVPPGFGMPPVSAVIPQTGETSAQQQESENALPNPGAFDECHRKCKEVFPLQMEGVKLVVNKGLSNHFQVIHTVLLSTTGDSLYRFGATYVGSKQTGPAESFPVMVGDMDNSGSLNAQIIHQITNRIRSKVAFQTQQNKFVNWQGDAEFRGEDFTATVTLGNPDVLVGSGIVVAHYLQSITPALALGGELVYHRRPGEEGSVMSLVGRYTGNNYIATLTLGSAGAHASYYHKANDQLQVGVEFEASARMQDTSMSFGYQLDVPKANLQFKGSIDSNWIVGATLEKKLLPLPLSLALSGFLNHRKNKFQCGFGVNIG